The following coding sequences are from one Natrarchaeobaculum sulfurireducens window:
- a CDS encoding NADH-quinone oxidoreductase subunit D, giving the protein MSTGVEETSDVEREDQLEALLGDRVLARDEHLNAPGVVVNPGDVQDVLFTLRDEAGYDHCSCVTAQQYEDRYETIYHLKKFADPTDEVSVVVPTPLDAPVSQSAEPVYRTADWHEREAYDLVGIEYDDHPDLRRILLPETWQGHPLGGDYDQDKPQVVTLSEHANPLAPDHRDSEGDTMFLNVGPHHPATHGVLHVKTVLDGETVVDVDPDIGYLHRCEEQMCQQGTYRHQIMPYPDRWDYVSSGLLNEWAYARAIEDMADIEVPEYAQIIRTMGSELCRIASHMLALGTFALDVYGEFTATFMYTFRDREIIQDLLEDLTGQRMMFNYFRVGGVAWDLPEPREEFFAQARDFLNELPSKVDEYNDLITTNEIFQLRCADTGILEPEVAKQYGCTGPVARGSGIDYDLRRDDPYGYYDELDWDVVTMDGCDNYSRVLVRMQEVEESAKIVEQCLDVLESWPEDERDIQANVPRTLKPDADAEIYRAVEAAKGELGIYMRSDGTDKPARFKIRSPCFSNLQALGEMTEGEYIPDLVASLGSLDIVLGEVDR; this is encoded by the coding sequence ATGAGTACGGGAGTCGAAGAGACATCGGACGTCGAACGTGAAGACCAACTCGAGGCGCTACTCGGAGACCGCGTTCTCGCTCGCGATGAGCACCTGAACGCACCGGGCGTCGTCGTCAATCCCGGCGACGTCCAGGACGTGCTGTTTACGCTGCGAGACGAGGCGGGCTACGATCACTGCTCGTGCGTGACCGCCCAGCAGTACGAGGACCGGTACGAGACGATCTACCACCTCAAGAAGTTCGCCGATCCAACCGACGAGGTGAGCGTCGTCGTTCCGACGCCACTCGACGCCCCGGTCAGCCAGAGCGCCGAACCAGTGTACCGGACGGCCGACTGGCATGAGCGCGAAGCGTACGATCTGGTGGGGATCGAGTACGACGACCACCCGGATCTGCGACGAATCCTGCTTCCCGAGACGTGGCAAGGACATCCGCTCGGTGGCGACTACGACCAGGACAAACCACAGGTCGTGACGCTCTCAGAGCACGCAAATCCGCTCGCGCCCGACCACCGTGACTCCGAGGGAGACACGATGTTCCTAAACGTCGGCCCTCACCACCCGGCGACCCACGGTGTGCTTCACGTCAAGACGGTGTTAGACGGCGAAACCGTCGTCGACGTCGACCCGGACATCGGCTACCTCCACCGCTGTGAGGAGCAGATGTGCCAGCAGGGGACCTACCGGCATCAGATCATGCCCTACCCCGATCGGTGGGACTACGTCTCCTCTGGTTTGCTCAACGAATGGGCCTACGCGCGAGCGATCGAGGATATGGCCGACATCGAGGTGCCCGAATACGCACAGATCATCCGGACGATGGGTTCGGAACTGTGCCGGATCGCCTCACACATGCTCGCGCTCGGAACGTTCGCACTGGACGTCTACGGTGAGTTCACCGCGACGTTCATGTATACGTTCCGCGACCGCGAGATTATCCAGGATCTCCTCGAGGATCTCACCGGCCAGCGGATGATGTTCAACTACTTCCGGGTCGGCGGCGTCGCCTGGGACCTGCCAGAACCCCGCGAGGAGTTCTTCGCACAGGCGCGTGACTTCCTCAATGAACTCCCCTCGAAGGTCGACGAGTACAACGACCTGATCACGACTAACGAGATCTTCCAACTGCGCTGTGCCGACACCGGCATTCTCGAGCCCGAGGTCGCAAAGCAGTACGGCTGTACTGGCCCGGTCGCCCGCGGCTCTGGCATCGACTACGACCTCCGCCGTGACGATCCCTACGGCTACTACGACGAACTCGACTGGGACGTCGTCACGATGGACGGCTGTGACAACTACAGTCGCGTCCTCGTCCGCATGCAGGAAGTCGAAGAGTCCGCGAAGATCGTCGAGCAGTGTCTCGACGTCCTCGAGAGCTGGCCCGAAGACGAACGCGACATCCAGGCCAACGTGCCACGGACGCTGAAACCGGACGCTGACGCCGAGATCTATCGCGCCGTCGAGGCCGCAAAGGGTGAACTCGGCATCTACATGCGTTCTGACGGCACCGACAAGCCGGCTCGATTCAAGATCCGCAGCCCGTGTTTCTCGAACCTACAAGCACTCGGGGAGATGACCGAAGGGGAGTACATCCCTGATCTGGTCGCCTCGCTCGGCAGCTTGGACATCGTGCTCGGAGAGGTGGATCGATGA
- a CDS encoding complex I subunit 1/NuoH family protein, whose product MTAAATYLPLQNGETVLLPERLADLTGLGEFGVAGELLAAFVAAFIVANIMLAMTGVAGPWAKRKITAAFTDRIAVNHLGPGGILIIVADSVRLLSKENIIPENADRPAYDLAPIVIAGSALLGFAVIPMGSGIHLADPEVGLAFVFAVAGIASIGLMMAGYASGNKYSMLGGLRAVAQNIAYEIPLVVTGMSVVLFAGSLQMGTIVEAQAEPLVTIAGVTIPSWFALVNPFAFVLFLIANFAEVGRNPFDMPEAPAELIAGYQTEYSSVYFVLVYLGEFLHIFLGGAIIATIFLGGPAGPGPAELGIVWFLIKIWGVFLLTQWLRSAIPRVRIDHLIEIGWKGLLVLAFANLFLTAAIVGVIA is encoded by the coding sequence ATGACCGCGGCGGCCACCTACCTGCCGTTGCAAAACGGCGAGACGGTGTTGCTACCGGAACGGCTGGCCGATCTGACCGGACTCGGTGAGTTCGGCGTGGCCGGCGAGTTGCTCGCGGCGTTCGTCGCGGCGTTCATCGTCGCGAACATCATGCTCGCGATGACCGGCGTCGCCGGGCCGTGGGCAAAGCGGAAGATTACCGCGGCGTTCACCGACCGGATCGCGGTCAATCACCTCGGTCCGGGTGGCATTCTGATCATCGTGGCCGACTCGGTTCGCCTGCTCTCGAAAGAGAACATCATCCCCGAAAACGCGGATCGACCGGCCTACGACCTCGCACCGATCGTGATCGCTGGCTCGGCGCTGCTCGGCTTCGCCGTGATCCCGATGGGAAGCGGCATCCACCTCGCCGATCCCGAAGTCGGACTGGCGTTCGTCTTCGCGGTCGCCGGAATCGCCTCCATCGGCCTCATGATGGCCGGCTATGCCTCTGGAAACAAATACTCGATGCTCGGCGGGTTGCGGGCGGTCGCACAGAACATCGCCTACGAGATTCCGCTCGTCGTGACCGGGATGTCGGTCGTGCTCTTTGCTGGGTCGCTCCAGATGGGGACGATCGTCGAGGCGCAGGCGGAACCGCTAGTGACGATCGCGGGTGTAACGATCCCATCGTGGTTCGCACTCGTCAATCCGTTCGCATTCGTACTGTTCCTGATCGCGAACTTCGCGGAAGTCGGACGAAACCCGTTCGACATGCCCGAAGCGCCGGCTGAACTGATCGCCGGCTACCAGACCGAGTACTCCTCGGTCTACTTCGTGCTGGTCTATCTCGGGGAGTTCCTCCACATCTTCCTGGGTGGGGCGATCATCGCGACGATCTTCCTCGGCGGACCGGCCGGCCCCGGACCGGCGGAACTGGGCATCGTCTGGTTCCTCATCAAGATCTGGGGCGTGTTCCTCCTGACCCAGTGGCTTCGCTCTGCGATTCCACGGGTCAGAATCGACCACTTGATCGAGATCGGCTGGAAGGGGCTGTTGGTGCTCGCCTTCGCGAACCTCTTCTTGACCGCAGCGATCGTTGGGGTGATAGCATGA
- a CDS encoding NuoI/complex I 23 kDa subunit family protein gives MIGLLKSMATTMKHALDGSTFTVEYPKTAPDVSPRFRGVHKFSQERCIWCRQCENVCPNDTIQIVMDDKRNGEQYNLHIGQCIYCRLCEEVCPVDAILLTQNFEFTGDTKQDLVYNKDQLRAVPWYKDIDPLESREPDRGAWIGEGEGDVDYQ, from the coding sequence ATGATTGGACTTCTCAAATCGATGGCGACGACGATGAAACACGCACTGGACGGCTCTACGTTCACCGTAGAGTATCCGAAGACCGCACCGGACGTCTCCCCGCGCTTTCGGGGCGTCCACAAGTTCAGCCAGGAACGGTGTATCTGGTGTCGCCAGTGTGAGAACGTCTGTCCGAACGACACCATCCAGATCGTGATGGACGACAAGCGAAACGGCGAACAGTACAACCTCCACATCGGCCAGTGTATCTACTGCCGGCTCTGTGAGGAGGTCTGTCCCGTCGACGCCATCTTGCTCACCCAAAACTTCGAGTTTACGGGCGACACCAAGCAGGATCTGGTCTACAACAAAGACCAGCTACGAGCCGTACCGTGGTACAAGGACATCGATCCCCTCGAGTCACGCGAACCCGATCGGGGCGCGTGGATCGGCGAGGGTGAAGGAGACGTCGACTACCAGTAA
- a CDS encoding NADH-quinone oxidoreductase subunit J — protein sequence MMQTIAFALFAALTLGSALGVVLLRDPWHSALMLGVALLSIAVHYVMLAAEFVAMMQILVYVGGVLILITFAVMLTQREEPTDADTDEVAQT from the coding sequence ATGATGCAAACAATCGCGTTCGCGTTGTTCGCGGCCCTCACCCTCGGGAGCGCGCTGGGGGTAGTGCTCTTGCGTGACCCCTGGCACTCGGCGCTCATGCTCGGGGTAGCGTTGCTCAGCATCGCGGTCCACTACGTGATGCTGGCGGCGGAGTTCGTCGCCATGATGCAGATCCTCGTCTACGTCGGCGGGGTACTCATCCTCATCACGTTCGCCGTGATGCTCACCCAGCGCGAGGAGCCGACAGACGCGGACACCGACGAGGTGGCACAGACATGA
- the nuoK gene encoding NADH-quinone oxidoreductase subunit NuoK: MTIPIEYYVLLSMGLFCIGLFGILTRRNALMFLMSVELMMNAAVINLIAFAFYHGNLTGQVFALFAMALAAAEVAVGLGIILVLYRNFRDVDVTVPTTMRW; the protein is encoded by the coding sequence ATGACGATTCCGATCGAGTACTACGTCTTGTTGTCGATGGGGCTGTTCTGTATCGGCCTCTTCGGCATCCTGACGCGTCGTAACGCACTGATGTTTCTCATGTCCGTCGAGCTCATGATGAACGCGGCGGTCATCAACCTGATCGCGTTCGCGTTCTATCATGGGAACCTCACGGGGCAGGTCTTCGCGCTGTTCGCGATGGCTCTTGCTGCCGCGGAGGTCGCCGTCGGGCTCGGGATCATCCTGGTGTTGTACCGTAACTTCCGTGACGTCGACGTCACGGTACCGACGACGATGAGGTGGTAA
- the nuoL gene encoding NADH-quinone oxidoreductase subunit L, which translates to MEGAFDYAPAIALFPLVAFVVALAFGKYMPKKGAIAGIAATAGSLLLSLWMLAAVASGETYHETLYTWAVGDAASQTGVSGIEFTFGILIDPLAALMLVIVSLVAFLVHVFSLGYMNAEGETGLPRYYAGLGLFTFSMLAFVYADNLLMAFMFFELVGLCSFLLIGFWFRTKSAPSAAKKAFLVTRFGDYFFLLGVVAIGATFGTLQFAGDASFVAAAETAIADGETLFGFGAETWVTITGLLVLGGVIGKSAQFPLHTWLPDAMEGPTTVSALIHAATMVAAGVYLVARMFGYYALSPTALAIIAFVGGFTALFAATMGVVKDDIKQVLAYSTISQYGYMMLGLGVGGYVAGVFHLMNHAFFKALLFLGAGAVIVLMHHEQDMWKMGGLKDKAPITYYTFLAGALALAGIIPFSGFWSKDEILFDAMIVGVEEPLIMAAYAMGLLAVFFTGFYTFRMVFLTFHGEPRSEAAEDPHPVGWSIKAPLIVLGVLALVAGIANLAPVAKLTGLDIEFLRFWLDGEYGAVEGLTYGAYTDLLAYETGYIGSEQLTVLLAAGLSLLLAFSGAGLAWKLYNVPEPVEHKEKLGSAGKVVEDNYYQDEYQVWLAEGVTLPLARAADRFDQTVIDGVVNGVSTVSLFGSNGMKRLQTGIVTNYAALLVTGLIVLLLVLGFLGGWFI; encoded by the coding sequence ATGGAAGGCGCATTCGACTACGCACCGGCGATTGCACTGTTCCCGCTCGTGGCGTTCGTCGTCGCGCTCGCGTTCGGCAAGTACATGCCGAAGAAGGGCGCGATTGCCGGCATCGCTGCGACGGCTGGCTCGCTGTTGCTCTCGCTGTGGATGCTGGCGGCCGTCGCGAGCGGTGAGACCTACCACGAGACGCTTTATACGTGGGCGGTCGGTGACGCGGCGAGCCAGACCGGCGTCTCCGGTATCGAGTTCACGTTCGGTATCCTGATCGATCCGCTCGCGGCCCTGATGCTGGTAATCGTCTCGCTCGTGGCGTTTCTCGTCCACGTCTTCAGCCTCGGCTACATGAACGCCGAGGGCGAGACCGGCCTCCCACGATACTACGCCGGCCTCGGGCTCTTTACGTTCAGCATGCTCGCGTTCGTCTACGCAGACAACCTGCTGATGGCGTTCATGTTCTTCGAGCTCGTGGGCCTTTGTTCGTTCCTGCTGATCGGGTTCTGGTTCCGCACGAAGTCGGCCCCGTCGGCGGCGAAGAAGGCGTTCCTCGTCACCCGCTTCGGTGACTACTTCTTCCTGCTCGGGGTCGTCGCGATCGGCGCGACGTTCGGAACTCTGCAGTTCGCTGGCGACGCCTCGTTCGTTGCCGCAGCAGAGACCGCCATCGCCGACGGCGAGACGCTGTTCGGCTTCGGCGCCGAAACCTGGGTGACGATCACGGGACTACTCGTCCTCGGTGGCGTCATTGGGAAATCCGCACAGTTCCCGCTGCACACCTGGTTACCGGATGCGATGGAGGGTCCGACCACTGTCTCCGCACTGATTCACGCGGCGACGATGGTCGCTGCGGGTGTCTACCTCGTCGCACGCATGTTCGGTTACTACGCGCTGTCGCCGACGGCGCTGGCGATCATCGCCTTCGTCGGCGGCTTCACCGCGCTCTTTGCGGCGACAATGGGTGTCGTCAAAGACGACATCAAACAGGTGCTCGCATACTCCACCATCAGCCAGTACGGCTACATGATGCTCGGACTGGGCGTCGGCGGCTACGTCGCCGGGGTCTTCCACCTGATGAACCACGCCTTCTTCAAGGCGTTGCTGTTCCTCGGCGCCGGCGCCGTCATCGTCCTCATGCACCACGAACAGGACATGTGGAAGATGGGCGGCTTAAAGGACAAAGCGCCGATCACCTACTACACGTTCCTCGCTGGCGCGCTCGCGCTCGCGGGCATCATCCCGTTCTCGGGCTTCTGGTCGAAAGACGAGATTCTCTTCGACGCCATGATCGTCGGCGTCGAGGAGCCGCTGATCATGGCCGCCTACGCGATGGGACTGCTGGCCGTCTTCTTCACCGGCTTCTACACCTTCCGGATGGTCTTTTTGACCTTCCACGGTGAGCCCCGGTCGGAAGCAGCCGAAGACCCTCACCCTGTGGGCTGGTCGATCAAGGCCCCACTGATCGTGCTGGGCGTGCTCGCGCTCGTTGCAGGCATCGCCAACCTCGCGCCGGTCGCGAAGCTCACCGGCCTCGACATCGAGTTCCTGCGCTTCTGGCTCGACGGCGAGTACGGCGCGGTCGAGGGACTCACCTACGGCGCCTACACCGACCTACTGGCCTACGAGACCGGCTACATCGGCTCCGAACAGCTGACCGTCCTGCTCGCGGCGGGACTCTCGTTGCTGCTTGCGTTCTCCGGGGCCGGGCTCGCCTGGAAGCTGTACAACGTGCCCGAACCGGTCGAGCACAAAGAGAAACTCGGCTCTGCGGGCAAGGTCGTCGAGGACAACTACTACCAGGACGAGTATCAGGTCTGGCTCGCGGAAGGCGTTACGCTCCCGCTGGCTCGAGCCGCAGATCGGTTCGACCAGACGGTCATCGACGGCGTCGTCAACGGCGTCTCGACGGTAAGTCTGTTCGGCAGTAACGGGATGAAACGGCTGCAGACCGGTATCGTGACGAACTACGCGGCGCTGTTGGTGACGGGACTGATCGTCCTGTTGCTCGTGCTCGGATTCCTCGGAGGGTGGTTCATATGA
- a CDS encoding complex I subunit 4 family protein, with the protein MMIEMLIAVALIGAAVVFVAPNRVAGKLAFAISLVPAALSLWMFTAFDGSGNALLDGELAFENQVEWIQFGDYAISWFVGLDGISLPLVVLTTLLTTLAIMSSWTPIDERESQFYGLVLFIEANLIGVFAALDFFVWFIFWEAVLIPMYLLIGIWGGPRRKYAAIKFFVYTNVASLVMFGAFIALVFGLGDAVTSFALPEVADAMLEGGPDGFLGVDGPTLASLVFVAMFLGFAVKVPVVPFHTWLPDAHVEAPTPASVLLAGVLLKMGTYALLRFNFTMFPEQVAAYAVPIAAVAVISVIYGAMLALAQTDLKRIVAYSSVSSMGYVILGLIAYTQFGVGGATFQMVSHGLISGLMFMAVGVIYNATHTRMVTDMSGMADRMPVAVGILIAGAFGYMGLPLMSGFAAEYFIFFGAFGSELLAYAPVFTALAMFGIVIVAGYLLFALQRAVFGPYSLETDYEVSRAPLHDVAPMFVLLGLIIALGVAPELIFEMITDAVDPILANGGDL; encoded by the coding sequence ATGATGATCGAGATGCTCATTGCGGTTGCACTGATCGGCGCGGCGGTCGTCTTCGTTGCGCCGAACCGCGTCGCGGGGAAGCTGGCCTTTGCGATCAGCCTCGTCCCTGCCGCGCTCAGCCTGTGGATGTTCACGGCCTTCGACGGCAGCGGCAACGCCTTGCTCGACGGTGAACTGGCCTTCGAGAATCAGGTCGAGTGGATCCAGTTCGGCGACTACGCGATCTCGTGGTTCGTCGGTCTCGACGGCATTAGCCTGCCGTTAGTCGTACTGACGACGCTACTGACGACGCTTGCGATCATGAGTTCGTGGACGCCGATCGACGAACGCGAGTCACAGTTTTACGGACTCGTCTTGTTCATCGAGGCGAATCTGATCGGCGTCTTTGCTGCACTGGACTTTTTCGTCTGGTTCATCTTCTGGGAGGCCGTTCTGATCCCGATGTATCTGTTGATCGGTATCTGGGGTGGGCCACGCCGGAAGTACGCTGCGATCAAGTTCTTCGTCTACACGAACGTGGCTTCGCTGGTCATGTTCGGTGCGTTCATCGCGCTCGTCTTCGGGCTCGGTGACGCCGTCACGAGCTTCGCGCTGCCCGAAGTCGCAGATGCGATGCTCGAGGGCGGCCCCGACGGCTTCCTCGGCGTCGACGGGCCGACGCTGGCCTCACTCGTCTTCGTGGCCATGTTCCTCGGCTTCGCGGTGAAAGTGCCGGTCGTCCCGTTCCATACGTGGCTGCCGGACGCTCACGTCGAAGCACCGACGCCAGCGTCGGTGCTACTGGCAGGCGTCCTCCTGAAAATGGGGACCTACGCCCTGCTCCGATTCAACTTCACGATGTTCCCAGAGCAGGTCGCAGCCTACGCGGTCCCGATCGCCGCGGTCGCGGTGATCAGCGTCATCTACGGCGCGATGCTCGCACTGGCCCAGACAGACCTCAAACGAATCGTCGCCTACTCGTCCGTCTCGTCGATGGGGTACGTCATCCTTGGACTGATCGCGTACACCCAGTTCGGAGTCGGCGGCGCAACCTTCCAGATGGTCTCTCACGGCCTCATTTCGGGGCTGATGTTCATGGCCGTCGGCGTTATCTACAACGCCACCCACACCCGGATGGTCACCGATATGTCCGGGATGGCCGACCGAATGCCGGTCGCCGTCGGCATCCTGATCGCCGGTGCGTTCGGCTACATGGGTCTGCCGCTGATGAGCGGGTTCGCCGCCGAGTACTTCATCTTCTTCGGGGCGTTCGGCTCCGAACTGCTCGCGTACGCACCCGTCTTCACGGCGCTGGCGATGTTCGGCATCGTCATCGTCGCGGGCTACCTGCTGTTTGCACTTCAGCGGGCTGTCTTCGGGCCGTACAGTCTGGAAACCGATTACGAGGTGAGTCGCGCCCCGCTTCACGACGTCGCACCGATGTTCGTGTTACTCGGGCTCATCATCGCCCTGGGCGTGGCTCCCGAGTTGATCTTCGAGATGATTACCGACGCAGTCGATCCGATCCTGGCGAACGGAGGTGACCTGTGA